From the genome of Pelomonas sp. SE-A7, one region includes:
- a CDS encoding protein-L-isoaspartate O-methyltransferase, translated as MDIEQARFNMIEQQIRPWDVLDAGVLALLGQVKREDFVPEAQRALAFMDTELPLGGGRQTLAPRVEARLVQELRVSRQDKVLEIGTGSGYVAALLGHQARQVVTLEQDPTLAARATKSLKKAGLNNVVVRESDGNQGLAGEAPFDAILLSGSVQEIPQALLDQLKAGGRLIAIVGSGPVMQATRYERQADGQVSRRELFDTVAPRLAGFTDKPAFQF; from the coding sequence ATGGACATCGAACAGGCCCGCTTCAACATGATCGAACAGCAGATCCGCCCCTGGGATGTGCTGGACGCGGGCGTGCTGGCACTGCTGGGCCAGGTCAAGCGCGAGGACTTCGTGCCCGAGGCCCAGCGCGCCCTGGCCTTCATGGACACCGAGCTGCCGCTGGGCGGTGGCCGCCAGACGCTGGCGCCGCGTGTCGAGGCGCGCCTGGTGCAGGAGCTGCGGGTCAGCCGCCAGGACAAGGTGCTGGAGATCGGCACCGGCTCCGGCTACGTCGCCGCGCTGCTGGGCCACCAGGCCCGCCAGGTGGTCACCCTGGAGCAAGACCCGACCCTCGCGGCCCGGGCCACCAAGAGCCTGAAGAAGGCCGGCCTGAACAACGTGGTGGTGCGAGAGTCCGATGGCAACCAGGGCCTGGCCGGCGAGGCGCCGTTCGACGCCATCCTGCTGAGCGGCTCGGTACAGGAAATTCCGCAGGCGCTGCTGGACCAGCTCAAGGCCGGCGGCCGCCTGATCGCCATCGTCGGCAGCGGCCCGGTGATGCAGGCCACGCGCTACGAGCGCCAGGCCGACGGCCAAGTGAGCCGCCGCGAGCTGTTCGACACGGTGGCGCCGCGCCTGGCCGGCTTCACCGACAAGCCGGCTTTCCAGTTCTGA
- a CDS encoding rhodanese-like domain-containing protein — MSGVQVSAPDLQRMLQGAAGPVPLLLDVREVWEREHCRIEAPQGPGLHIPMGQVPARLAELDPLHPVVVYCHHGVRSLQVVAFLRQQGLDSVYNLAGGIDAWSLAVDSAVPRY; from the coding sequence ATGAGCGGCGTCCAGGTCTCGGCTCCTGATTTGCAACGCATGCTGCAAGGCGCGGCCGGCCCGGTGCCGCTGCTGCTGGACGTGCGTGAGGTCTGGGAGCGCGAACACTGCCGCATCGAGGCGCCGCAAGGCCCTGGCCTGCACATTCCCATGGGTCAGGTGCCGGCCCGGCTGGCCGAACTGGATCCGTTGCATCCTGTCGTCGTTTATTGCCACCACGGCGTCCGCAGTCTGCAAGTCGTCGCATTTTTGCGGCAGCAGGGCCTGGACTCCGTCTATAACCTCGCCGGCGGCATCGATGCCTGGTCGCTGGCGGTGGATTCCGCCGTGCCTCGATACTGA
- a CDS encoding TolC family outer membrane protein: MSDHRAPVLRQRYSRLAAAIALGVFASAGAQAQSLQQLYDAARAYDATYLSARAAAESAEYRAAQADALGRPALGLGAGTTLARAEAPSGLGVSSTTTTAGLKGSYAIYNRANGFTIEQAQRSLGVAKADLETAEQDLIVRVAQAYFDVLGAQDVLSSTQANKKAIAEQLASAKRNFEVGTSTITDTREAQARYDRAVAQEIAAENDLRVKRVAIDQIVGRNGVEPKPLVQPVALPALLPLTLDPWVAQADEQNPSVRKARLGLEVAQLETKKARVADGVTVDMTGSVGLQNVHNSLSGAAAAAAGAGTSKSASVGVSITYPLYTGGASQNRVLETMKLEEKSRNDLDYVRRLVNESTRRGFFGVQSLTAQVKALEAAEASSKLALEATQVGYKVGVRVNLDVLNAQTQLYSTQSDLAKARYDVLVTGLKLRQAAGQLKPEDIGAINVLLVK; the protein is encoded by the coding sequence ATGTCTGACCACCGCGCACCCGTCCTGCGTCAACGCTACAGCCGCCTGGCGGCCGCCATCGCCCTGGGCGTCTTCGCCAGCGCCGGCGCCCAGGCCCAGAGCCTGCAGCAGCTGTACGACGCGGCCCGCGCCTACGACGCCACCTACCTGTCGGCCCGCGCGGCGGCCGAATCGGCCGAGTACCGTGCGGCCCAGGCCGACGCGCTGGGTCGACCGGCCCTGGGTCTGGGTGCCGGCACCACGCTGGCTCGCGCAGAGGCTCCTTCGGGCCTTGGTGTGTCGTCCACCACGACGACCGCTGGTCTCAAGGGCAGCTACGCGATTTACAACCGTGCCAATGGCTTCACCATCGAGCAGGCCCAGCGCAGTCTCGGCGTGGCCAAGGCCGATCTGGAAACGGCAGAGCAGGACCTGATCGTCCGCGTGGCCCAGGCCTACTTCGACGTATTGGGCGCGCAAGACGTGCTGTCCAGCACGCAGGCCAACAAGAAGGCCATCGCCGAGCAACTGGCCTCGGCCAAGCGCAATTTCGAGGTCGGCACCTCGACCATCACCGACACCCGTGAAGCCCAGGCCCGCTACGACCGTGCAGTGGCCCAGGAGATTGCTGCCGAGAACGACCTGCGCGTCAAGCGTGTCGCGATCGACCAGATCGTCGGCCGCAATGGCGTCGAGCCCAAGCCGCTGGTGCAGCCGGTGGCCTTGCCGGCCCTGCTGCCGCTGACGCTGGACCCGTGGGTGGCCCAGGCCGACGAGCAGAACCCCAGCGTGCGCAAGGCACGCCTGGGCCTGGAAGTGGCCCAGCTGGAGACCAAGAAGGCCCGCGTCGCCGATGGCGTGACCGTGGACATGACCGGCTCGGTCGGCCTGCAGAACGTGCACAACAGCCTGAGCGGTGCGGCCGCGGCGGCGGCCGGTGCCGGCACCTCCAAGAGTGCCAGCGTCGGTGTCAGCATCACCTATCCGCTCTACACCGGCGGCGCCAGCCAGAACCGCGTGCTTGAGACCATGAAGCTGGAAGAGAAGTCGCGCAACGACCTCGACTACGTGCGCCGCCTGGTCAACGAGAGCACCCGCCGCGGCTTCTTCGGCGTGCAGTCGTTGACCGCCCAGGTCAAGGCGCTGGAAGCTGCCGAGGCCTCGAGCAAACTGGCCCTGGAAGCCACGCAGGTGGGCTACAAGGTTGGCGTGCGCGTCAACCTGGACGTGCTGAACGCCCAGACCCAGCTGTACTCGACCCAGAGCGACCTGGCCAAGGCCCGCTATGACGTGCTGGTCACCGGCCTCAAGCTGCGCCAGGCCGCGGGCCAGCTCAAGCCCGAGGACATTGGCGCGATCAACGTCCTGCTGGTCAAGTAA